The Hordeum vulgare subsp. vulgare chromosome 4H, MorexV3_pseudomolecules_assembly, whole genome shotgun sequence genomic interval CTCGACATTATcatgtttgtaggtgtgagtgctgGCTTCGAGTGGCTTGATGTATGATCTTGTCACTCCTTcgtgaaataattaataaaaatggtTGTATGCTTCTATTGATCCAGGGGATTTAACCCCCTTCTTTAAAAAAGCAATACGGTGTGCCTCCTCTACGGAGTGTCCTTACACCATCACTACTTTGCTTTTGGCGAAGTTCATCGTCAACCTGGACATCTCTTGGAAGCACAGGAGGAGAAACTTAAGGTGTTGGATATCTTCCTTCGAGCCTTCGGCCATCGGGATTGCGTTGTCCCCGTAGTGAAGATGGGTGAGGCCTCTCTCGCCTATAAGATAAGGGCAAATATCTCTACAGGTAGCAAAATACACATATTGGCTGTAATAACATACTCCCTTCGATCGAGAATAAGATAAAACACTTATTATCGATTGGATGGAGTATTATACTATTGGACGGAGGAATAACATCGAAAATTACGACCATGTATTTTATCATGTATCGAATTTGAAAGGACACATGTGTCTTGACTATCCTCCTGGTTTGCACGCAGGACGCAGGGAGTGAAAATAAAATGAGTAGCCAGCTAGTACGTGCATGCATCCAAAATGAAGACATTAACACCAGGGGTCATGCATGATGTATCGACATTTGGATTTCATTGACGAGTCAACGGGCATCTTTcacagagaagaagaagaaatatccgAAAAGGAACATACAGGATCGATCAAACGACCCTAATTACGTCAAAGACAGGGAAATTAAGCATGCATGAAGAGAAACATTGACAGGAGAGCTAGGTAACGTGCGGCGAGGCTAGTTTTTGGTTGCCAAGTCTTTAGTGGTCATCTTGTTGAGTTGTTGGTGAGTCTCTAGAAGTTGTGGCTCCACGGCTCGTTCATCCGCGGCAGGCGGCCGTGGTACTGCCTGGTCAGGTCGACGGCGCAACAGGCGGTGGTAGGGCCGATGGAGTGTTCCTGGTACGATGGCACTGACATCTGCAGCTCCTCGAGCTCACTGGCATCGTCGACACCCAGAAAGTCCCTGGTGAGGCGGCGGCCACCGGCGTGCATAGTCAACGAACCTTCTGGAGTAAGACCGAAGCCGACAATGTGGGTGCTGACGGCCGAACCGCTGCCGGTCATAGGGAGGTCATCAAGATATGTCAGGGGTTGGAACGGAGGGAGCAGCTGGTGGTGGTGAGGTTCTTGGGACAGAAACATGAGGGGGTTAGGGTTTTGAGCGTGAGGAGGCCCGGAGAAAGGAAGGAAGAGTGGTGAGCTGTTGCTTGTCATGAGTAGATTGTTGTTGTGGTGCccgctgttgttgctgctattgttgttgtcgttgatgcaggtggtggtgatggtgctgctgttgttgtttgcAGCGGCGACAAGCCTTGCGCTCTCTTCAGCTAGGGCATCACAGAATGCCCTGTGGGTCATCAGGGTGTCCTTCCTGCATGTATGCATGGAGGAGCATGTTAGTTATCACATATATTCCGTATATGATGACGCGAAATAATCAGAACTTGTTGGCTAACACTCATATATACATGCATGGATGTAAAGGTTGTATTTAACTTTGGTGAAGAAAAGTTCCTGCGTATGTGTGTGGGGTTGTGActtgtgagagagagggagagccatGATTGAAGTCAAGGTTTCGCATGCAGATGCAGATGATAGCTGGAGATGTAGATTCCATGATGTAttccgtgtgtgtgtgtgtgttcatatgCAAAGTAGTACTAGCATTGTGCATCTTCAACAGCCAGTACTTGCTTGAAACCGCATCTTTAATTGCCCGTGCTAATGCAGGTAGCGTGTGAGAGGAAATGGAAGTATGAAAACGATTCTACTGCAGAGACAGGCTACCTACAAATACCAAGTGTTTCATCAATGCCTCTTGGTTAGATACCATATATGGACACGGCCTCATGCCTACACAGCCAAACTTAAGTGCTCGCTGCAGGTTTTCAAGGGAAAGGGAAACTCGAAA includes:
- the LOC123451223 gene encoding protein EARLY HEADING DATE 2-like, with the protein product MMLCDLSSDHQQATGSNPHVLLSPLFAPALAATSTLPLEEPARAKRKRSQPGNPDPSAEVIALSPRALVATNRFVCEVCNKGFQRDQNLQLHRRGHNLPWKLRHRATLPPNKPGAGAAPRKRVYVCPEPTCVHHDPARALGDLTGIKKHFSRKHGEKRWRCERCGKRYAVHSDWKAHVKNCGAREYRCHCGILFSRKDTLMTHRAFCDALAEESARLVAAANNNSSTITTTCINDNNNSSNNSGHHNNNLLMTSNSSPLFLPFSGPPHAQNPNPLMFLSQEPHHHQLLPPFQPLTYLDDLPMTGSGSAVSTHIVGFGLTPEGSLTMHAGGRRLTRDFLGVDDASELEELQMSVPSYQEHSIGPTTACCAVDLTRQYHGRLPRMNEPWSHNF